Genomic segment of Streptomyces longhuiensis:
TGCCCGTGTGCCAGCGCCCCTTGACCCGGACGCGGATCCTGGGGTCGGCCTGGATGTTGCGTACGTACTGCGACTTGTCGCCGTACTCGGACACCCACCAGAACTCGCGGCCGACCAGGCGACCGCCGACCGGGGTGCGCCGGGGCAGCCCGGACGTGCGGCCGGTGGTCTCCAGCAGGATCTGACCGGGGAGCCGGGAGAGGAGCGGGTTGCCGATACGCCGCTGGAACGACGTGACGGCCCTGAACTTGAACTCGCGATACCGCGACATACGCGTCCCTCCGCCGGCACTGTGACTACCCGCCGCACTCTAGTGACCTGGCGGACGGGTCAGACAGGCGCCTTCGCCGGGGCCGCGGGGGTGGATGCCGGGCGGGGCAGCGCCAGGGCCGCCGCCACCGCGAGCGCCCCCGCGGCCGCGGCGGTCAGCCAGCCGTGGCGGAACGCCGTGAGGGCCGCTTCCGCCGTGCGGGGCTCGCCGATGAGGGCGACCATCACGGCCACTCCGAGGACGGAGCCCGTCTGCCGGGCCATCGTCGTGAGCGCGGATCCGGTGGCGAACCGGCCGGGCGGCAGTGCCGTGGCGGCCGCTCCCACGAGGGTCGGCAGGGCGAACCCGACGCCGACGCCGGTGACGAGCATGCCGGGCAGGAACGCGGCGGCGTAGTGCGGCGCCACCTCCAGGGCGAGGGCCCACCACGCGAGACCGCCGGCGAAGAGCAGGCAGCCGGCCGCCGCCGTGCGGCCCGCACCGAGGCGTCGCACGACGGGCCCTGACGCGACGGCGAGCAGGGGGACGACGAGCGGACCCGGCGCGATGGCCAGTCCGGTACGGATCGCCGAGTAGCCCCACACCTGCTGGCACCACAGGACCGAGGTGAGCAGCATCGCGGCGAACGCCACCGTGAAGAGGAGTGCGGCGAGCGTGGCGAGCGTGAAGGCGGGGATGCGCAGGAGCGGGAGTTCGACGATGGGGACCGGGTGCCGGGCCGAGCGCAGCCAGAACGCCGCGGCGAGGATCACCGCGGCGGCCAGCGAACCGAGCACGCGCCCCGAACTCCAGCCCCACGCCTCGGCCTTGACGAGGCCGAGCGCAAGGGTGCCGATGGCGAGGGTGAGGAGGACGGCGCCCGCCAGGTCGGGCAGGGGGCCGCCGCGGTCGGGACGGTCGGCGGGCAGCAGGCGGATCCCGGCCACGAGGCCGGCTGCGCCGACGGGCACGTTGACGAGGAAGACCCAGCGCCAGTCGGCCTCCACGAGCAGCCCGCCCGCCACGGGGCCGAGGCCGGCGGCGATGCCCCCGATGGCGGCCCAACCGCGAATGGCGCGCGGGCGGCGCTCCGCCGGGGTGGCGACGAGCAGCAGCGCGAGCGACGTCGGCATGAGGGCGGCGGCGCCCGCGGCCTGGAGGGCACGCGCCGCGACGAGCCAGCCGACGCCGGGGGCGACGGCGCACAGCGCGGAGGCGACGGTGAACACCGCGAGGCCCAGTAGGAACCCGCTGCGGTGTCCGTACCGGTCGGCGAGGCGTCCGGCGGCCACGAGCAGGGCCGCGAACACGATCGCGTAGGCGTTCAGGACCCAGGACAGGGAGGCGAGCGAGGCATCGTCGAAGGAGGTGGCGAGGGCGGGCACGGCGACGTTGACGATGAACAGGTCGAGGTTCACGACGAAGACGCCCGCGGAGACGATCCACGCGGTGGCCGCACCGGTCCTGCCGGAGGCCGGCCCACCCGAACCGGAACCCGGGCCCGCCCCCGAACCGGAGGCCGACGCGGCGACCGAGCTCCCGGCAGACGCGTCCGCCGCACCGACTGAGTTTGATTTTCCAACTATCATGCACGGCAACCTAGCGCGAGCGAGTTTGATATGACAACCCTGCAGTTGGGCGGGGCAGGTGGATGCTCGCCGCCCTCACCCCGACGCGCCGTGTCGTCGCCGGCGCCGGCCGGACACCCGGCCGTGACGTCCCTCTCGCCCACTCCCGAGCGAAGGACCACCCCTCCATGCGCACCCGCATCCGTGTCCGACTCTCGGCGCTCGCCGTCGTGGCACTGGCCGGCCTCGCCGGACCGGCCGCCACCCCGGCGCAGGCCACCGACGACGTGCCGTGCCACAACACCGTCAAGCGGGACCTGGTCGACCCGTCGTCCGGTCACACCTGGCCCGGGACGGACGTCATGTACTGCAACCTCACGCGCGGCCACGTCCCGGTCCACGCGAGCCGCTCCCCCGGTTCCCCCGTGGTCGGCCACCTGGAACAGGGCGGCGCGGCCAACTGGTTCGTCACCGAGATGAAGGGCGAGCCGTACCGGGACGGCGCCGCGGAGAACGACTGGTGGGCCAGCACCCCGGCGGCCAACGGACGTTGGGGCTGGACGCCCGAGGTCTACTTCGCCGGCGGCGGCAACTACGAGGACGACGCGGGCCTGTTGATGCCTGGCTCGTACACCTGCGCAAACACCTGCGCCCCCGTACCGTTCTGGGCGCGCTGACCCCGCGGCGCACCGGGGGTTGGGGTCGGCTTCGCCCACCCCCTCTTCGCCCACCCCCGCTTCGGCAATTCCGGTTCGACAAGCCCGGTTCGACAAGCCCGGTTCGACAAGCCCGCCCATGATCATCAAGACTGAGGATCATGCGATTCGGCGTGAACCTTCTCAACTTCGGCTCCGACACGACCCCGCGAACCCTCGAACGCCAGGCGACGGACGCCCGCGCACTGGGCTTCACATTCGCGATGATCTCCGACCACATAGCCGTCACCCCCGACGTACACGAGGTGTATCCCGCCCCGTTCTACGACCAGTTCGTCCTGGCCGCGCACCTCGCGGGGCGGGTGCCGGGGCTTCGGCTCGGCACGACCATCACCGTCATCCCGTACCGGCACCCCCTCCAGACGGCGCGGCTCGCGGCCAACATCGACCAGCTCAACGACGCCGGCTTCATCCTCGGCGCGGGCGTCGGCTGGTCCGCCGCCGAGTACCGCGCGCTGGGCGTCCCGTTCGAGGAGCGCGGCGCCATCACCGACGAGTACCTGGCCGCGATACGCGCCGCGTGGGCGCAGGACCCGTGCACCTTCGAGGGGCGCTACGTCTCGTACGAGGGCATCCGTACGGCCCCCGCCCCCGCTGCCGAGCAGCTGCCGGTCTGGGTCGGCGGCGACTCGCCCGCCGCGCTGCGCAGGGCCGCGCGCCTGGGCGAGGGATGGCACCCCTTCATGCCGACCCTTCAGGGCCTGCGCGCCAAGCTGCCGGTCGTGGCCGCCGAGGCCGAGAAGGCCGGCCGGCCCGTGCCGGAGCTCGTGCCACGACTGCAGATCGCGCTCGGGGAGCGACCCGACACCGAGGACCGCCCCCTCGGCCACGGCAGCGTCGAGCAGGTCCGCGCAGACCTGCACGCGCTGGCCGAACTCGGCGCCACGCACGTGCTGTTCGACACCTACCCCGGCGGCCCGGCCGCGCGCGCCACGGCCGACGAGGACCGCCGCGTCCTGGAGCTCCTCGTGGAGAAGGTCGTCGATCCGGCCACGGGCGACGTGCGCTGAGGTCAGGACCCGTAGGTCGTCCGACCTCCCCTTGAACGGATGGACCCCGGCCCCAGGGCGCCCGCCTCCGCGCCCTGGGCATCCATTCACCGAACTTACGCAAGCAGACTGCAAGC
This window contains:
- a CDS encoding nitroreductase/quinone reductase family protein; its protein translation is MSRYREFKFRAVTSFQRRIGNPLLSRLPGQILLETTGRTSGLPRRTPVGGRLVGREFWWVSEYGDKSQYVRNIQADPRIRVRVKGRWHTGTAHLLRDDDARARLKSLPRYNSAAVRALGTNLLTLRADLTD
- a CDS encoding MFS transporter; this translates as MIVGKSNSVGAADASAGSSVAASASGSGAGPGSGSGGPASGRTGAATAWIVSAGVFVVNLDLFIVNVAVPALATSFDDASLASLSWVLNAYAIVFAALLVAAGRLADRYGHRSGFLLGLAVFTVASALCAVAPGVGWLVAARALQAAGAAALMPTSLALLLVATPAERRPRAIRGWAAIGGIAAGLGPVAGGLLVEADWRWVFLVNVPVGAAGLVAGIRLLPADRPDRGGPLPDLAGAVLLTLAIGTLALGLVKAEAWGWSSGRVLGSLAAAVILAAAFWLRSARHPVPIVELPLLRIPAFTLATLAALLFTVAFAAMLLTSVLWCQQVWGYSAIRTGLAIAPGPLVVPLLAVASGPVVRRLGAGRTAAAGCLLFAGGLAWWALALEVAPHYAAAFLPGMLVTGVGVGFALPTLVGAAATALPPGRFATGSALTTMARQTGSVLGVAVMVALIGEPRTAEAALTAFRHGWLTAAAAGALAVAAALALPRPASTPAAPAKAPV
- a CDS encoding TIGR03619 family F420-dependent LLM class oxidoreductase, whose translation is MRFGVNLLNFGSDTTPRTLERQATDARALGFTFAMISDHIAVTPDVHEVYPAPFYDQFVLAAHLAGRVPGLRLGTTITVIPYRHPLQTARLAANIDQLNDAGFILGAGVGWSAAEYRALGVPFEERGAITDEYLAAIRAAWAQDPCTFEGRYVSYEGIRTAPAPAAEQLPVWVGGDSPAALRRAARLGEGWHPFMPTLQGLRAKLPVVAAEAEKAGRPVPELVPRLQIALGERPDTEDRPLGHGSVEQVRADLHALAELGATHVLFDTYPGGPAARATADEDRRVLELLVEKVVDPATGDVR